The following coding sequences are from one Patescibacteria group bacterium window:
- a CDS encoding ArsB/NhaD family transporter, producing the protein MHEELVGVAASHITSGAVTAALLIFLASYGAIISEKIHRTIVAIFGGALMIIVGIFMDFYSQDSAIGAVDFNTIGLLIGMMIIVGITKDTGLFQYVAIKSAKLAKGNPWKIMLMFAIITAVFSALLDNVTTVMLMVPMTLVIADHLRVNPIPFLFVEIFMSNIGGTATLIGDPPNILIGSAANLSFLDFALNLAPVSIIIFIVMIPVIKFFYKKQIQTSQENMDKIMKLNERDGIQDVVLLKKSLFVLALVVIGFFLHGWLHMEGATIAIMGAGLLLLLDNKNPEKALHEVEWITIFFFIGLFVIIGGLEHVGVIGWAADKLIEVTNGSLAITAMAMLWGGAIFSAFVDNIPFVATMIPLVQEMHVTTFTETAQINTIWWSLALGACLGGNGTLVGASANLVVAGMAEKSGYKIGFMDFMKMGLLIMFISILISTVYVWMRYL; encoded by the coding sequence ATGCATGAAGAATTAGTCGGCGTCGCCGCAAGTCATATAACCAGTGGAGCAGTTACAGCTGCTTTACTAATATTTTTAGCCAGTTATGGTGCTATAATTTCAGAAAAAATTCATAGAACAATTGTTGCAATTTTTGGAGGAGCTCTGATGATAATTGTTGGAATATTTATGGATTTTTATAGTCAGGACTCCGCTATTGGAGCAGTTGATTTTAATACAATCGGCTTGCTTATCGGAATGATGATTATTGTTGGGATTACGAAAGATACAGGCCTTTTTCAATATGTTGCAATTAAATCAGCAAAATTAGCTAAAGGAAACCCTTGGAAGATAATGTTAATGTTTGCAATAATAACAGCTGTTTTTTCTGCTCTTCTTGATAATGTAACAACAGTTATGTTAATGGTTCCAATGACATTGGTTATTGCTGACCATCTTAGAGTAAACCCAATTCCTTTTCTGTTTGTAGAAATATTTATGAGTAATATCGGAGGGACCGCAACGCTTATTGGCGACCCACCAAATATTTTGATTGGTTCTGCTGCAAATCTATCATTTCTTGATTTTGCTTTAAATCTAGCCCCCGTTTCTATAATTATTTTTATAGTTATGATCCCCGTAATAAAATTTTTCTATAAGAAACAAATACAAACCAGCCAAGAGAATATGGACAAGATTATGAAATTAAATGAAAGAGATGGTATCCAAGATGTAGTTTTACTTAAAAAATCATTATTCGTTTTAGCTTTAGTGGTGATTGGTTTCTTTCTACACGGATGGTTACATATGGAAGGGGCTACAATTGCTATTATGGGCGCAGGCTTGCTCTTGCTTCTAGACAATAAAAACCCAGAAAAAGCCTTGCATGAAGTAGAATGGATAACAATATTTTTCTTTATAGGACTTTTTGTAATAATTGGTGGACTTGAACATGTCGGCGTTATTGGATGGGCTGCTGATAAGCTAATCGAAGTAACCAATGGAAGTCTGGCTATAACCGCTATGGCAATGTTGTGGGGAGGGGCAATATTCTCAGCTTTTGTTGATAATATTCCATTCGTTGCAACAATGATTCCGCTAGTTCAAGAAATGCATGTTACTACCTTTACTGAGACAGCACAAATCAATACTATTTGGTGGTCTCTAGCACTTGGTGCTTGCCTTGGTGGAAATGGAACTTTGGTTGGAGCTAGCGCCAATCTGGTGGTAGCCGGAATGGCTGAAAAGTCAGGATACAAAATTGGTTTCATGGACTTTATGAAAATGGGGCTACTTATAATGTTTATTTCAATATTAATATCTACTGTCTATGTTTGGATGAGATATTTGTAG
- the atpD gene encoding F0F1 ATP synthase subunit beta, whose translation MSEKLGKPSVANAKGKIKQVIGAVVDVQFDEDMPEIYDALEVQVQGKTLVLETQQHRGSNVVRAVAMSSTDGLKRGDEVVNTGTGISVPVGDETLGRIFDVLGNAVDGKETPKTDMKYQIHRPAPAFVDQSTKVELLETGIKVIDLICPIAKGGKVGLFGGAGVGKTVIIQELINNIAKGHGGYSVFAGVGERTREGNDLFHEMKDTGVLDKVAMVFGQMNEPPGARARVALSGLSMAEYFRDEQGQDVLFFVDNIFRFTQAGSEVSTLLGRMPSAVGYQPTLATEMGELQERITSTNKGSITSVQAVYVPADDLTDPAPATTFGHLDSTVVLARSLSEIGIYPAVDPLDSTSTVLDPKVVGEEHYAVARGVQQVLQRYKDLQDIIAILGMEELSDEDKQTVTRARKVQRFLSQPFEVAQAFTGTPGQYVKIEDTVKGFKEILDGKHDDKGEDDFYMKGGIEDISSK comes from the coding sequence ATGTCAGAAAAATTAGGAAAACCCTCAGTCGCTAACGCGAAGGGTAAAATTAAACAAGTTATCGGTGCTGTTGTTGATGTCCAATTCGACGAAGATATGCCGGAAATTTACGATGCTCTTGAGGTTCAAGTTCAAGGAAAAACATTAGTGCTAGAAACTCAGCAACATAGAGGTTCAAATGTAGTTAGAGCCGTTGCTATGAGTTCAACTGATGGATTGAAAAGAGGAGACGAAGTAGTCAATACTGGTACTGGAATTTCTGTTCCTGTTGGTGATGAAACTCTTGGTAGAATTTTTGATGTTTTAGGAAACGCTGTAGATGGAAAAGAAACTCCAAAAACTGATATGAAATATCAAATTCATAGACCTGCTCCAGCCTTTGTTGATCAATCAACGAAAGTAGAACTTCTTGAAACAGGGATTAAAGTTATTGATTTAATTTGTCCAATTGCCAAAGGTGGTAAGGTTGGATTGTTTGGTGGTGCTGGTGTTGGAAAAACTGTTATAATTCAAGAGCTTATCAATAATATTGCTAAAGGACACGGTGGATATTCTGTATTTGCTGGTGTTGGAGAAAGAACTCGTGAAGGTAACGATCTTTTTCATGAAATGAAAGATACTGGTGTTTTGGACAAAGTTGCAATGGTTTTTGGTCAAATGAATGAACCACCAGGGGCTCGTGCTAGAGTAGCTTTGTCTGGTTTATCTATGGCTGAATATTTCCGTGATGAACAAGGTCAAGATGTGCTATTTTTCGTTGATAATATTTTTAGATTTACACAAGCTGGTTCAGAAGTATCAACACTTCTTGGACGTATGCCTTCTGCTGTTGGGTATCAACCAACGCTTGCAACAGAAATGGGAGAATTACAAGAAAGAATTACCTCGACAAATAAAGGTTCTATCACTTCAGTTCAAGCTGTATACGTACCAGCTGATGATTTGACTGATCCTGCTCCAGCTACTACTTTTGGTCACCTTGATTCAACTGTGGTACTAGCTAGAAGTTTGTCAGAGATTGGTATCTACCCAGCGGTTGATCCACTTGATTCAACTTCTACAGTACTTGATCCAAAAGTTGTTGGAGAAGAACATTATGCAGTTGCTCGTGGAGTTCAACAAGTTTTGCAAAGATATAAAGATTTACAAGATATTATTGCAATTCTAGGAATGGAAGAATTATCAGATGAAGACAAGCAAACAGTAACAAGAGCTCGTAAGGTACAAAGATTTTTGTCTCAACCGTTTGAAGTTGCTCAGGCTTTCACGGGAACACCTGGACAATACGTAAAAATTGAAGATACTGTAAAAGGATTTAAAGAAATTCTTGATGGTAAACATGACGATAAGGGTGAAGATGATTTTTATATGAAAGGTGGAATTGAGGATATTTCTTCGAAATAG
- the atpC gene encoding ATP synthase F1 subunit epsilon codes for MKLIKFEIVTPERMVMQEMVQQIVAPTKAGEITVLPGHIPIVASLQAGVIETKNEKGENSVMSVSGGFIEVLSDKVVILADTAERAEELDETRIEEARTRAEEAKKDIRSFDRERFASINAKMAKELARSKAAKRWRKLKGN; via the coding sequence ATGAAATTAATAAAATTTGAAATAGTAACCCCAGAAAGAATGGTCATGCAGGAAATGGTCCAGCAAATTGTTGCACCGACAAAAGCAGGAGAGATAACAGTTCTACCTGGCCATATTCCAATAGTAGCGTCACTACAGGCTGGTGTTATTGAAACAAAGAATGAAAAAGGGGAAAATAGTGTAATGAGTGTTTCCGGTGGTTTTATTGAGGTCCTTTCAGATAAAGTTGTTATTTTGGCTGACACAGCAGAACGAGCTGAAGAACTAGATGAAACAAGAATTGAAGAAGCAAGAACGAGAGCCGAAGAGGCCAAAAAAGATATTAGGTCTTTTGACAGAGAGAGATTTGCAAGTATTAATGCTAAGATGGCAAAAGAATTAGCAAGATCGAAAGCAGCCAAGAGATGGAGAAAATTAAAAGGAAACTAA
- the atpG gene encoding ATP synthase F1 subunit gamma has translation MASIKDIQRRIKSVKNTKKVTKAMEMVAAAKMRKAIESVLKTRTYANLSWETVLHISKAANGSAAAHKMLAKRDEIKKVGMILVTSNRGLCAGFNTNIITKAHESIKKHHWDGKAVEFVTIGKKGIGANKYYGYDVVAEFPKEDIITEIKDIYDIAKLAIDDYVSGKYDKVMVAYTDYVNAATQIPRVKQLLPVDISAEDEYLGVVGSDTRVGTTKEMIGEKSEQHLSSEKYALDYTFEPSPMEVLDEMIPRLIEVQLFQALLESNASEHSARMTAMHQATDAASDMIDELTLSYNKARQEKITNEIAEISAGANSLQG, from the coding sequence ATGGCTTCCATAAAAGACATACAACGTAGAATAAAATCAGTTAAGAATACCAAAAAAGTCACAAAGGCAATGGAAATGGTTGCGGCTGCAAAGATGAGAAAGGCTATTGAATCAGTATTGAAAACTAGAACTTATGCCAACTTGAGTTGGGAGACTGTTTTGCATATTTCAAAAGCTGCCAATGGTAGTGCTGCTGCTCATAAGATGCTTGCCAAGAGAGATGAAATTAAAAAAGTAGGCATGATTCTTGTAACATCAAATAGAGGTCTTTGTGCTGGTTTTAATACAAATATTATAACAAAGGCTCACGAATCAATTAAAAAACATCATTGGGATGGTAAAGCAGTTGAGTTTGTTACAATTGGTAAAAAGGGAATCGGAGCCAATAAATATTACGGATACGATGTTGTAGCAGAATTTCCAAAAGAAGATATTATCACTGAGATAAAAGATATTTATGATATTGCAAAGTTAGCCATCGATGATTATGTTTCTGGCAAATATGATAAGGTAATGGTTGCATATACTGATTATGTAAACGCTGCAACACAAATTCCAAGAGTAAAACAGTTATTGCCAGTTGATATTAGTGCTGAGGATGAATACTTGGGTGTAGTAGGAAGCGACACGAGAGTTGGAACAACGAAAGAAATGATTGGGGAGAAATCAGAACAACATTTAAGTAGTGAAAAGTATGCGCTTGATTATACTTTTGAACCAAGTCCTATGGAAGTGTTAGATGAAATGATACCAAGATTGATCGAGGTTCAGTTGTTTCAAGCATTACTTGAATCAAACGCTTCTGAACATTCCGCTCGAATGACCGCAATGCACCAAGCAACTGATGCGGCCTCAGATATGATTGATGAGTTGACTTTGAGTTACAATAAAGCAAGACAAGAAAAGATTACGAATGAAATAGCAGAAATATCAGCTGGAGCGAATTCTTTACAGGGTTAG
- a CDS encoding CBS domain-containing protein, with the protein MITEYCTAKKDMTILEAVKLMVEKKTNSLIVIDENNHPIGTLSSYTLVKEVVPPYLQDDPIFSNFGAEGTFNKYAEKMKDNKIEAIMHKDFHALSINDAMIEAASYATKGTRRILPVISDDGAMVGVITRTCIKNALYNALFEKDQIDARNGGNK; encoded by the coding sequence ATGATAACCGAATATTGCACAGCTAAAAAGGATATGACAATTCTTGAAGCAGTAAAATTAATGGTTGAGAAAAAAACAAACAGTCTCATCGTTATCGATGAAAATAATCATCCAATAGGAACATTGTCTTCGTACACTTTAGTAAAAGAAGTGGTTCCTCCGTATTTGCAAGATGATCCAATTTTTTCAAATTTTGGAGCAGAGGGAACATTCAACAAATACGCCGAGAAAATGAAAGACAATAAGATTGAAGCTATAATGCACAAAGATTTTCATGCTTTGAGCATAAATGACGCTATGATTGAGGCAGCTTCATATGCCACTAAAGGGACAAGAAGAATCCTTCCAGTTATTAGCGATGATGGCGCTATGGTTGGTGTAATAACAAGGACATGTATAAAAAATGCTTTATACAACGCATTGTTTGAAAAAGATCAGATTGATGCAAGGAACGGTGGTAATAAATAA
- the groL gene encoding chaperonin GroEL (60 kDa chaperone family; promotes refolding of misfolded polypeptides especially under stressful conditions; forms two stacked rings of heptamers to form a barrel-shaped 14mer; ends can be capped by GroES; misfolded proteins enter the barrel where they are refolded when GroES binds), whose amino-acid sequence MSKQILFNEEARSKLKAGVDKLANTVKVTLGPKGRNVVIDKGFGSPIITKDGVSVAREVELEDKIENIGAEMVKEVASKTNDTAGDGTTTATVLAQAMISEGLKMVSSGVDPIEIRKGIEEKVSRMVAELKKVSKSISTKEEIAQVGSISANDKEIGKIIAEAMDSVGKDGVITVEEGQSFGVEKEVVEGMQLDKGYISPYMVTNPEKMVSEFTDPFILLTDQKISSVQQVLPLLEKMAQAGKKDLVIIAEEIDGEALTTFVLNKLRGTFNVLGIKSPGFGDRKKDMLEDLAIVTGARVIVEELGLKLETADFDDLGQARKVIATKDETTIVEGKGEEKDIKKRVEQIKAEIEVADSDYDREKLKERLAKLSGGVAVIKVGAATEAEMKEKKDRIDDALHATRAAVEEGVVPGGGMALCLAGNAFEGLTGTKEKSIGARIVDNAIIEPLKQIAANAGKDGSLVLYNIMREHKDGKVGIGYNAALDKFENLLEAGIVDPTKVVRSALENAASAAIMFLSTEAVIADKPSEKDDGGGMPGGMGMGGGMPGMM is encoded by the coding sequence ATGTCAAAACAAATATTATTTAATGAAGAAGCTCGTTCTAAATTAAAAGCAGGTGTCGACAAGCTTGCAAATACAGTAAAGGTAACACTTGGACCGAAAGGAAGGAACGTTGTCATAGACAAAGGTTTTGGTTCCCCAATTATTACTAAAGACGGAGTATCTGTTGCTCGTGAAGTTGAATTGGAAGATAAAATTGAAAATATTGGAGCAGAGATGGTAAAGGAAGTTGCTTCAAAAACGAATGATACAGCCGGGGATGGAACAACCACCGCAACAGTTCTAGCTCAAGCAATGATAAGTGAAGGACTTAAAATGGTATCATCCGGAGTAGATCCAATAGAAATTAGAAAAGGAATAGAGGAAAAAGTTTCCAGGATGGTCGCTGAACTGAAAAAAGTAAGTAAAAGTATTTCAACAAAAGAGGAAATAGCTCAAGTTGGTTCAATTTCAGCCAATGACAAAGAGATTGGAAAGATAATTGCTGAAGCCATGGATTCTGTAGGGAAAGATGGTGTTATCACGGTTGAAGAGGGTCAATCTTTCGGAGTTGAAAAAGAAGTGGTAGAAGGAATGCAACTTGACAAAGGATATATTTCACCATATATGGTTACAAATCCTGAAAAAATGGTTTCAGAATTTACAGATCCATTTATATTATTAACTGACCAAAAGATATCATCAGTTCAACAAGTTTTACCTCTTCTTGAAAAAATGGCTCAAGCCGGAAAGAAGGATCTAGTTATAATCGCTGAGGAAATAGATGGTGAGGCATTAACAACTTTTGTTTTAAATAAACTAAGAGGAACATTTAATGTTCTTGGTATTAAATCTCCAGGCTTTGGTGACAGAAAAAAAGATATGTTAGAAGATCTAGCTATAGTTACGGGAGCTAGAGTAATCGTTGAAGAACTTGGCTTAAAACTTGAAACAGCTGATTTTGACGACTTAGGACAAGCCAGAAAAGTTATTGCTACAAAAGATGAGACAACCATTGTTGAAGGAAAAGGTGAAGAAAAGGATATTAAAAAAAGAGTTGAACAAATCAAAGCTGAAATTGAAGTTGCTGACTCCGATTATGATAGAGAAAAATTAAAAGAAAGATTGGCTAAATTGTCAGGAGGAGTTGCTGTTATAAAAGTAGGAGCTGCCACTGAAGCTGAGATGAAAGAGAAAAAAGATAGAATTGACGATGCCTTGCATGCTACAAGAGCGGCAGTTGAAGAGGGTGTTGTTCCTGGAGGAGGCATGGCACTTTGCTTAGCTGGAAATGCATTTGAAGGGCTAACTGGCACAAAAGAAAAATCAATTGGAGCTAGAATTGTTGATAATGCAATAATTGAACCACTTAAACAAATCGCTGCCAATGCTGGGAAAGATGGTTCATTGGTTCTCTATAATATAATGCGTGAACATAAAGATGGAAAAGTTGGTATTGGCTACAACGCTGCACTGGATAAATTTGAGAATTTATTAGAAGCGGGGATAGTTGATCCAACGAAAGTTGTTAGAAGTGCCCTAGAGAATGCTGCTTCAGCTGCAATCATGTTTCTGAGTACAGAAGCGGTAATAGCCGATAAACCATCAGAAAAAGACGATGGCGGAGGAATGCCGGGTGGAATGGGGATGGGTGGAGGAATGCCGGGGATGATGTAG
- a CDS encoding co-chaperone GroES encodes MNLKPLHDNVIVKPDAQEEMTKSGIVLPGNAEQEKPVHGKVLAVGDGLFFENGQKKKMSVKVGDNVVFKKYSPDEITVEGEEYLVIKENDIVAIIN; translated from the coding sequence ATGAACTTGAAACCGCTACATGACAATGTTATTGTTAAGCCAGATGCACAAGAAGAAATGACTAAATCCGGTATAGTTTTACCAGGAAACGCTGAGCAGGAAAAACCAGTTCACGGCAAAGTACTAGCTGTAGGGGATGGTCTTTTTTTTGAGAATGGTCAAAAAAAGAAAATGAGCGTTAAAGTAGGAGACAACGTTGTTTTCAAAAAATATTCTCCAGATGAAATTACAGTAGAAGGAGAAGAATATTTGGTAATTAAAGAAAACGATATCGTCGCAATAATAAATTAA
- the atpA gene encoding F0F1 ATP synthase subunit alpha, which translates to MSKTKDFIVEQLKKQISDFKAESQEQTVGRVAEIGDGIARVTGLSDVMMSEMLEFSTKDGLINGVVLNLEEDSVGVILLGEYSGIKEGDEVKALKRILEVPVGEALVGRVVNALGQPIDGKGEINEAKFYPIEKIAPGVITRKSVFEPVQTGIKAIDSMIPVGRGQRELIIGDRQIGKTAIAVDTIINQKGQNMKCVYVAIGQKESKIANIVAKLEENGAMAYTTVVLAGASDPASLSYIAPYSGTAIAEYFLDKGEDALVIYDDLSKHAVAYREISLLLKRPPGREAYPGDVFYLHSRLLERSCKLNDDFGGGSITALPIIETQAGDVSAYIPTNVISITDGQIYLETDLFNQGNRPAVNAGLSVSRVGSAAQTKAMKKVAGKMRLEAAQYRELAAFAAFGSDLDAETKAKLNRGERIIEIFKQGQYAPIEMEKQVSIFYAAINGLLDNVPVEKILEFEAGMYKYVENNSDVYKKIAEKGELSDEINASLEKAVNDFKDTLDYLIKKE; encoded by the coding sequence ATGAGTAAAACTAAAGATTTTATTGTTGAGCAGTTAAAAAAACAAATTTCTGATTTCAAGGCTGAAAGCCAAGAACAAACAGTTGGTCGTGTGGCGGAAATTGGTGATGGAATTGCTCGTGTCACAGGTCTTTCTGATGTTATGATGTCGGAGATGCTTGAATTTAGCACTAAAGATGGTCTTATTAATGGTGTGGTTTTGAATTTGGAAGAAGATTCAGTCGGAGTTATTTTACTTGGTGAATATTCTGGGATTAAAGAAGGAGATGAAGTTAAGGCTCTTAAAAGAATTTTAGAAGTTCCCGTAGGTGAAGCTCTTGTTGGGAGAGTCGTTAATGCTCTTGGTCAACCGATTGATGGCAAGGGAGAAATTAATGAAGCGAAGTTTTATCCAATAGAAAAAATTGCTCCAGGTGTTATTACTCGTAAATCTGTATTTGAACCTGTGCAAACCGGAATAAAAGCAATCGACTCAATGATTCCAGTTGGACGTGGTCAACGTGAGCTTATTATTGGTGATAGACAGATTGGTAAAACAGCCATTGCGGTTGATACAATTATCAATCAAAAAGGTCAAAACATGAAATGCGTTTATGTTGCTATTGGACAAAAAGAATCAAAAATTGCAAATATTGTAGCAAAGTTAGAAGAAAATGGAGCAATGGCCTATACTACTGTAGTTTTGGCTGGTGCTTCTGATCCTGCTTCGCTTTCATATATTGCCCCTTATTCAGGAACAGCAATTGCCGAATATTTTCTTGATAAGGGTGAAGACGCATTGGTTATTTATGATGATTTATCAAAACATGCTGTAGCGTACAGAGAAATTTCTCTACTACTCAAAAGACCTCCGGGACGTGAGGCTTATCCAGGTGATGTTTTTTACCTTCATTCAAGACTTCTTGAGAGATCATGTAAACTAAACGATGATTTTGGAGGAGGTTCTATTACGGCTCTTCCAATTATTGAAACACAGGCCGGTGATGTTTCCGCTTATATTCCTACAAATGTTATTTCTATTACTGATGGTCAAATATATTTAGAAACAGATTTATTTAATCAAGGAAATAGACCAGCTGTAAATGCTGGACTTTCAGTTTCACGTGTAGGATCAGCGGCGCAGACCAAGGCTATGAAAAAAGTTGCTGGAAAGATGCGTTTGGAAGCTGCTCAATATAGAGAGCTCGCTGCTTTTGCTGCTTTTGGTTCAGATCTCGATGCTGAAACTAAAGCAAAACTAAATAGAGGTGAAAGAATTATTGAAATATTTAAACAAGGTCAATATGCTCCGATTGAAATGGAAAAACAAGTTTCTATTTTCTACGCAGCAATCAATGGTTTACTGGACAATGTTCCAGTTGAAAAAATATTAGAGTTTGAAGCGGGAATGTATAAATATGTTGAGAATAATTCTGATGTTTATAAAAAGATTGCAGAGAAAGGTGAACTTTCAGATGAAATTAACGCTAGTTTAGAAAAAGCTGTTAATGATTTTAAAGACACCCTGGATTATTTAATTAAAAAAGAGTAA